One Thiohalobacter sp. DNA window includes the following coding sequences:
- the polX gene encoding DNA polymerase/3'-5' exonuclease PolX, producing MPVHNEDIAAAFDEIAELLELQQANPFRVRAYRTAARNIRSLGEELTDLVASGVDLTELPGIGEDLAKKIREFVTRGRLAYLDSLRRQLPPGVVDLLQVPGLGPKRVRALYEQLGVHSLAGLAKAARDGRLQSLPGFGPKLTAQILHRIETRRTEKKKRFLRAVARQYAEPLRERLAAIEGVEAAVIAGSYRRGRETVGDIDLLVTSGRPAPVMQALVEYDEVAEVLSRGSTRASVVLRSGLQVDLRVVAAESFGAALHYFTGSKAHNIAIRKLGRAQGLKINEYGVFRGQRRIAGRTEAEVYAAVGLPLIPPPLREMRGEIEAARAGRLPRLVECADLQGDLHAHTRETDGQLDLEALARAARARGLKYLAITDHSQRLKMVHGLDAGRLARQMAAIDALNDRLRGIRLLKGIEVDILEDGSLDLPDRVLCQLDLVVASVHSRFGLSRRRQTERLLRALDQRCLSILGHPTCRLIFQRDPIDIDFDRVLEAARQRGCALELNAQPQRLDLDDVHARAAAEAGIPIAISSDAHSEADLDGLEHGVLQAQRAWLQPQQVLNTRPLRELRRFLKSTLA from the coding sequence AGCTGCAGCAGGCCAACCCCTTCCGGGTACGGGCCTATCGCACCGCCGCGAGGAACATCCGCAGTCTCGGCGAGGAACTCACGGATCTGGTCGCGTCCGGGGTCGACCTGACCGAACTGCCTGGCATCGGCGAGGACCTGGCAAAGAAGATCCGGGAGTTCGTGACCCGGGGCCGGCTGGCCTATCTCGACTCGCTGCGCCGGCAGTTGCCGCCGGGCGTGGTCGATCTGCTGCAGGTGCCGGGCCTGGGGCCGAAGCGGGTGCGGGCGTTGTACGAACAGCTCGGCGTACACAGCCTCGCCGGGCTGGCGAAGGCCGCCCGCGATGGCCGCCTGCAGTCGCTGCCGGGTTTTGGCCCGAAGCTGACGGCGCAGATCCTCCACCGCATCGAGACCCGTCGCACCGAAAAGAAGAAGCGCTTCCTGCGTGCTGTCGCCCGCCAGTATGCCGAGCCGCTGCGCGAGCGCCTGGCTGCCATCGAGGGCGTCGAGGCCGCGGTCATCGCCGGCAGCTACCGGCGTGGCCGGGAGACGGTGGGTGACATCGATCTGCTGGTGACCAGCGGCCGGCCGGCGCCGGTCATGCAGGCGCTGGTCGAGTACGACGAGGTCGCCGAGGTACTGTCGCGCGGCAGCACCCGGGCCTCGGTGGTACTGCGCAGCGGCCTGCAGGTGGATTTGCGGGTGGTGGCTGCGGAAAGCTTCGGCGCTGCCCTGCACTACTTCACCGGCAGCAAGGCCCACAACATCGCCATCCGCAAGCTGGGCCGGGCACAGGGACTCAAGATCAACGAATACGGCGTGTTTCGTGGCCAGCGCCGCATCGCCGGACGTACCGAGGCCGAGGTCTATGCCGCGGTCGGCCTGCCGCTTATCCCGCCACCGCTGCGCGAGATGCGCGGCGAGATCGAGGCGGCACGCGCAGGCCGGCTGCCGCGGCTGGTCGAGTGCGCGGACCTGCAGGGCGACCTGCATGCCCACACCCGCGAGACCGACGGCCAGCTCGACCTGGAGGCGCTGGCCCGGGCCGCGCGGGCGCGGGGGCTGAAGTATCTTGCCATCACTGACCACAGCCAGCGCCTGAAGATGGTACATGGCCTGGATGCCGGGCGTCTGGCCCGGCAGATGGCTGCCATCGACGCGCTCAACGACCGGCTGCGCGGCATCCGCCTGCTCAAGGGCATCGAGGTGGACATCCTCGAGGACGGCTCGCTGGACCTGCCCGACCGGGTGCTGTGCCAGCTCGATCTGGTGGTGGCCTCGGTCCACAGCCGCTTCGGCCTGAGCCGGCGCCGCCAGACCGAGCGCCTGCTGCGGGCGCTGGACCAGCGCTGCCTGTCCATCCTCGGCCACCCCACCTGCCGGCTGATCTTCCAGCGCGACCCCATCGATATCGACTTCGATCGCGTGCTCGAGGCCGCCCGCCAGCGCGGCTGTGCGCTGGAACTCAATGCCCAGCCCCAGCGGCTCGACCTCGACGACGTGCACGCCCGTGCCGCCGCCGAGGCCGGCATTCCCATCGCCATCAGCTCGGATGCCCACAGCGAGGCCGATCTCGACGGCCTGGAGCACGGCGTATTGCAGGCCCAGCGCGCCTGGCTGCAGCCGCAACAGGTGCTCAACACCCGCCCGCTGCGGGAACTGCGCCGGTTTCTGAAATCGACCCTGGCGTGA